The Caballeronia sp. SL2Y3 genome includes a window with the following:
- a CDS encoding oxepin-CoA hydrolase, alternative type, producing MSAELLTHRPAGSDTTLVLKLSNPGARNALHPDMYAAGIEALSTAERDNSVRAIVLTGADNFFCAGGNLNRLLENRAKDPSVQAESIDLLAEWISALRASTKPVIAAVEGAAAGAGFSLALACDLIVAADDAKFVMSYARVGLTPDGGASWFLTRALPRTLASEVLLEAKPIGASRLHEVGVVNRLTKKGIALDAAIAWADDLGSVSPKALARIKSLMNAADVQPLAAHLDMERDAFVDALHRGDALEGITAFLEKRQPNYR from the coding sequence ATGAGCGCCGAACTGCTGACACACCGGCCCGCAGGCAGCGACACCACGCTCGTGCTCAAGCTGTCCAATCCGGGCGCACGCAACGCGCTGCATCCGGACATGTACGCGGCCGGCATCGAAGCGCTTTCAACGGCCGAGCGCGACAACTCCGTGCGCGCGATCGTGCTGACCGGCGCGGACAACTTCTTCTGCGCGGGCGGCAACCTGAACCGGCTGCTGGAAAACCGCGCGAAAGACCCGTCGGTGCAGGCAGAGAGCATCGACTTGCTCGCCGAATGGATCAGCGCGCTGCGGGCTTCGACGAAGCCGGTCATCGCGGCGGTCGAAGGCGCGGCCGCCGGCGCGGGCTTCTCGCTTGCGCTAGCGTGCGATCTGATCGTCGCCGCCGACGACGCGAAGTTCGTCATGTCGTATGCGCGCGTGGGCCTCACGCCGGATGGCGGCGCTTCATGGTTCCTGACGCGCGCGTTGCCGCGCACGCTCGCGAGCGAGGTGCTGCTCGAAGCGAAGCCCATCGGCGCGTCGCGTCTGCACGAGGTCGGCGTCGTCAACCGGCTGACGAAAAAAGGCATCGCGCTGGATGCCGCTATCGCGTGGGCCGACGATCTCGGCAGCGTGTCGCCCAAGGCGCTCGCGCGCATCAAGTCGCTGATGAACGCGGCGGACGTGCAGCCGCTCGCCGCGCATCTCGATATGGAGCGCGACGCTTTCGTGGATGCGCTTCATCGCGGCGACGCGCTCGAAGGCATCACCGCTTTCCTTGAAAAGCGCCAGCCGAACTATCGCTGA
- a CDS encoding putative toxin-antitoxin system toxin component, PIN family: MENSAAPPHNLRVVLDSNVWIDILVFDDPATRPIRAALEARALDALIDARCLAELTYVLDYPHFVRMGIDKSAALATLGSLSRLVAPEALPDAPALPKCRDRDDQKFLELAQASQADWLVSKDRAVLKLARRVARDFAFRIAEPKPFVAALEAHAALVALAALA; this comes from the coding sequence ATGGAAAATTCCGCCGCGCCGCCTCACAATCTGCGGGTCGTGCTCGATTCAAACGTGTGGATCGACATACTCGTGTTCGACGATCCGGCCACGCGGCCGATCCGCGCCGCGCTCGAAGCCCGCGCGCTCGATGCGCTGATCGACGCGCGATGCCTTGCCGAACTGACATACGTGCTCGACTATCCGCATTTCGTGCGCATGGGCATCGACAAGTCGGCGGCGCTCGCGACGCTTGGTAGTCTGTCGCGCTTGGTCGCGCCCGAAGCATTGCCGGACGCGCCTGCTCTGCCGAAGTGCCGCGACCGCGACGACCAGAAGTTTCTCGAACTCGCGCAGGCATCGCAGGCGGACTGGCTCGTCTCGAAAGATCGCGCCGTGCTGAAGCTCGCGCGGCGCGTCGCGCGCGACTTCGCGTTTCGCATCGCCGAGCCCAAGCCGTTCGTCGCCGCGCTCGAAGCGCACGCCGCCCTTGTCGCCCTTGCCGCCCTCGCCTGA
- a CDS encoding DUF2863 family protein, which translates to MRTRTAKRLPPDADKLVSLSLALFASGSRVEDRFWEGRLDTLIAKLVRNGNQTTLDAALDHLQQNHPDAYGALADMAETHSESFKVDIDGVPHESLLIAAPVLAWTRYAIPSGTLKSESVEALRTQLQAHVLAGGARVAVAPYLYSIDQLPRHHVDTARLAQQLTQAALGGASARMNLADLPETSPILADPRFLLAVAVVPAGEAFFRWQEDENGARIERSQCLEQWAAQGGASFASILPGCEFECLLPDAYYSACRDADEQVRPHTVRTAVRYLFDTLGTGPQELRAVIAGFGERRIDEYRIGFTRRGSNDVIYGVVWPLYGRENGEAGLEDEAELEGADGPVEEIVELLRKSGVTDVRRHAGRFEPEFCDDCGVPLYADPLGEIVHAEMPEDAEPAQPHFH; encoded by the coding sequence ATGCGCACGCGAACCGCTAAACGCCTCCCTCCAGACGCGGACAAACTCGTCAGCCTCTCTCTCGCGCTTTTCGCCTCGGGCAGCCGCGTCGAAGATCGCTTCTGGGAGGGCCGCCTGGACACTCTCATCGCCAAACTGGTGCGCAACGGCAACCAAACAACTCTTGATGCTGCGCTGGATCACCTGCAGCAGAATCATCCCGACGCCTACGGCGCGTTGGCCGACATGGCGGAAACGCATAGCGAGTCGTTCAAGGTCGATATCGATGGCGTGCCGCACGAGTCTCTCCTGATCGCGGCGCCGGTGCTCGCGTGGACGCGCTATGCGATTCCATCAGGCACGCTCAAAAGCGAGTCCGTCGAAGCGCTCCGCACGCAACTGCAGGCGCACGTGCTGGCTGGCGGCGCACGCGTAGCCGTCGCGCCGTATCTGTACAGCATCGACCAGCTGCCGCGGCATCATGTCGACACAGCTCGCCTCGCGCAACAGTTGACGCAGGCCGCGCTCGGCGGTGCCAGCGCACGTATGAACCTGGCGGACTTGCCGGAAACGTCACCGATCCTCGCCGATCCGCGCTTTCTGCTCGCTGTCGCCGTTGTGCCGGCAGGCGAGGCTTTCTTCCGCTGGCAGGAAGACGAGAACGGAGCGCGCATCGAGCGGAGTCAATGTCTCGAACAATGGGCGGCTCAGGGCGGCGCCAGCTTTGCGAGTATTCTTCCCGGCTGCGAATTCGAATGTTTGTTGCCGGATGCCTACTATTCGGCATGCCGGGATGCCGACGAGCAAGTGCGCCCTCACACCGTGCGCACTGCTGTTCGCTATCTTTTCGATACGCTCGGCACCGGCCCGCAGGAGCTGCGCGCGGTCATCGCGGGCTTCGGCGAGCGCCGCATCGACGAATATCGCATCGGATTCACACGGCGCGGCAGCAACGATGTGATCTACGGCGTCGTTTGGCCGCTGTACGGGCGCGAGAACGGCGAGGCAGGCCTCGAAGATGAAGCCGAACTCGAAGGCGCCGACGGTCCGGTGGAAGAGATCGTCGAGTTGCTCAGAAAGTCCGGCGTCACCGACGTTCGCCGCCACGCCGGACGCTTCGAGCCAGAGTTTTGCGATGACTGCGGGGTGCCGCTCTACGCCGATCCGCTGGGCGAGATCGTCCACGCCGAGATGCCCGAGGACGCCGAACCCGCTCAGCCCCACTTCCATTGA
- a CDS encoding histidine phosphatase family protein has translation MAHYDLPKRRRIFLMRHGDVTYFDDTGRAIDPESVPLNARGREEASAAGREFAAQNVRFDRVIASGLPRTIETAERVLAETGQAAQIEIWPEWQEIRGGRLANLSTSDIERAFLSVFDGVVPEETQFLGGETIGQLLDRALPAMTRLRADTSWDTVLLVLHGGVNRALLSHAITAGGRAFFGHLSQATGCINALDVGDKPGDWVVHAINHSPPSPLHADVRNTTMELLYAQFVKFKASDMD, from the coding sequence ATGGCTCACTACGACCTGCCGAAGCGGCGGCGCATCTTCCTGATGCGTCACGGCGATGTGACCTATTTCGACGACACCGGCCGCGCCATCGACCCTGAAAGCGTGCCGCTCAACGCGCGTGGCCGCGAGGAAGCGAGCGCGGCGGGACGCGAGTTCGCCGCGCAAAACGTCCGCTTCGATCGCGTGATTGCGAGCGGCCTGCCGCGTACGATCGAAACGGCCGAGCGCGTGCTCGCGGAAACGGGACAGGCAGCGCAGATCGAAATCTGGCCCGAGTGGCAGGAGATTCGCGGAGGACGGCTCGCGAACCTTTCGACGAGCGACATCGAGCGCGCGTTTCTTTCGGTGTTCGACGGCGTCGTGCCCGAAGAGACGCAGTTCCTGGGCGGCGAGACCATCGGCCAGTTGCTCGACCGCGCGCTGCCCGCCATGACGAGGCTGCGCGCGGATACGTCGTGGGACACGGTGCTGCTCGTGCTGCACGGCGGCGTCAATCGCGCGCTGCTCTCGCATGCGATCACGGCTGGCGGGCGCGCGTTCTTCGGGCATTTGTCGCAGGCGACGGGCTGCATCAACGCGCTCGATGTCGGCGACAAACCCGGCGACTGGGTCGTCCACGCCATCAATCATTCGCCGCCCTCGCCGCTGCACGCGGACGTGCGGAACACGACGATGGAACTGCTCTACGCGCAGTTCGTGAAGTTCAAGGCGAGCGACATGGACTAA
- a CDS encoding response regulator transcription factor, producing MKIIIMGSDAERRAGLKTLLRRVARQAQFTEARDWRQAASALKRIEARMIVIDWAESMRMSELETLLDNAPAVPAAVMVDRSGAAQVYMLMSAGAMGVIPRTLEPILILRALEMVLIGGHYVPPDVIDLAPIRDLPIRRQHALAAMPDSARVHPTLSPRQQQIMRCVHMGSTNKMIAKTLGISEGTVKIHLASIFQQLGAPNRAAAVAIYNGVQNSYLEILRSDAEQAIRATPGESNVVPLRRRRAKYPPIENQDGASLPMAAEPEASF from the coding sequence ATGAAAATAATCATCATGGGTTCGGACGCGGAGCGCCGTGCGGGCCTGAAAACACTGCTGCGCCGTGTCGCACGTCAAGCGCAGTTCACCGAAGCAAGAGACTGGCGGCAGGCGGCATCTGCGCTCAAGCGCATCGAGGCTCGCATGATCGTGATCGACTGGGCGGAGAGCATGCGCATGAGCGAACTCGAAACGCTGCTCGACAACGCGCCCGCCGTTCCCGCCGCGGTCATGGTGGACCGCTCCGGTGCCGCACAGGTCTACATGCTCATGAGCGCGGGCGCAATGGGCGTCATTCCTCGCACGCTCGAGCCCATCCTCATTCTGCGCGCGCTCGAAATGGTACTCATCGGCGGTCACTATGTTCCGCCGGATGTCATCGATCTCGCGCCCATCCGCGATCTGCCTATTCGCCGTCAGCACGCCCTTGCCGCGATGCCGGACAGCGCGCGCGTTCATCCGACGCTTTCGCCGCGCCAGCAACAGATCATGCGGTGCGTGCATATGGGAAGCACGAACAAGATGATTGCGAAGACGCTCGGCATTAGCGAAGGCACGGTCAAGATTCATCTTGCAAGTATCTTCCAGCAGCTCGGGGCACCGAACCGAGCGGCGGCAGTCGCCATTTACAACGGCGTGCAGAATTCGTATCTGGAGATTCTGCGTAGCGACGCCGAACAAGCCATCCGCGCAACGCCGGGCGAGTCCAATGTGGTCCCGTTGCGCAGGCGGCGCGCGAAATATCCGCCGATCGAGAACCAGGACGGCGCTTCGCTACCCATGGCAGCAGAGCCCGAGGCGTCGTTCTAG
- a CDS encoding 3-hydroxyacyl-CoA dehydrogenase, whose protein sequence is MSPQEYKIETLGIVGSGAMGRGIAQIAALAGLTVRLYDANPQALSAARAYLSDTFDKLTAKGKLKEADAHAALARVHDAQDIGELSDCGAVVEAIVENLEIKRGLFRELEAVVGDACILASNTSSLSITAIAAGCAKPERVAGFHFFNPVPLMRVVEVIDGLRGDRKAGDALMELARRMGHTPVRAKDMPGFIVNHAGRGMNTEGLRVASEGVASFADIDRIMREQAGFRLGPFELLDLTALDVSHPVMESIYHQFYEEPRFTPSPITGTRLAGGLIGRKAGEGFYRYVEGKQQVPDEPPAPTQLPARVWISRASPAAREQVLKVIAKHDAAVHIDTGNTPAPDSLIVVTPLGFDATTTAVAEHLDATRVVAVDTLFPLDTVARRTIMTTPATTPAMRDAAHALFAADGVPVTVIRDSTGFVAQRVVATIVNIGCDIAQQGIATPEDIDLAVTLGLGYPRGPLALGDSLGATTILTILRNIQSALGDPRYRPSPWLTRRAQLGLSLTHTEELR, encoded by the coding sequence ATGAGTCCGCAGGAATACAAGATCGAAACCCTGGGCATCGTCGGCAGCGGCGCGATGGGGCGCGGCATCGCGCAGATCGCGGCGCTCGCCGGACTGACCGTGCGTCTCTACGATGCGAACCCGCAAGCACTCTCGGCCGCGCGTGCGTATCTGTCCGACACGTTCGACAAGCTCACCGCCAAGGGCAAGCTGAAGGAAGCGGACGCGCACGCCGCGCTCGCCCGCGTCCATGACGCGCAGGACATCGGCGAGCTTTCCGACTGCGGCGCGGTCGTCGAGGCGATCGTCGAGAACCTCGAAATCAAGCGCGGACTCTTTCGCGAACTGGAAGCGGTCGTCGGCGACGCGTGCATTCTGGCGTCGAACACGTCGTCGCTGTCCATCACCGCGATTGCGGCGGGCTGCGCGAAACCGGAACGCGTCGCGGGCTTTCACTTCTTCAACCCGGTGCCGCTGATGCGCGTGGTCGAAGTCATCGACGGCTTGCGCGGCGACCGAAAAGCCGGCGACGCGCTAATGGAACTCGCCCGCCGCATGGGTCACACGCCGGTGCGCGCGAAAGACATGCCGGGCTTCATCGTGAACCACGCCGGGCGCGGCATGAACACCGAAGGCCTGCGCGTGGCGAGCGAAGGCGTCGCGAGCTTCGCGGACATCGACCGCATCATGCGCGAGCAGGCCGGTTTCCGGCTCGGGCCGTTCGAACTGCTGGATCTCACCGCGCTCGACGTCTCGCATCCGGTGATGGAGTCGATCTATCACCAGTTCTACGAGGAGCCGCGCTTCACGCCGTCGCCCATCACCGGGACGCGGCTCGCGGGCGGGCTCATCGGGCGCAAGGCGGGCGAAGGGTTTTATCGCTACGTGGAAGGCAAGCAGCAAGTGCCGGACGAGCCGCCCGCGCCGACGCAACTGCCGGCGCGCGTGTGGATCAGCCGCGCGTCGCCCGCTGCCCGCGAGCAGGTGCTGAAAGTCATCGCGAAGCACGACGCCGCCGTGCACATCGACACCGGCAACACGCCCGCGCCCGATTCGCTCATCGTCGTGACGCCGCTTGGCTTCGACGCGACCACGACCGCCGTCGCCGAACATCTCGACGCCACGCGCGTCGTCGCCGTGGATACGCTCTTTCCGCTCGATACCGTCGCGCGCCGCACCATCATGACGACGCCCGCGACCACGCCCGCCATGCGCGACGCAGCGCACGCGCTCTTTGCCGCCGACGGCGTGCCGGTCACCGTCATCCGCGATTCGACCGGCTTCGTCGCGCAGCGCGTGGTCGCGACCATCGTGAATATCGGCTGCGACATCGCGCAACAAGGCATCGCGACGCCGGAGGACATCGACCTCGCGGTGACGCTCGGCCTGGGCTATCCGCGCGGGCCGCTCGCGCTCGGCGATTCGCTCGGCGCCACGACCATTCTCACGATTCTGCGCAACATCCAGAGCGCGCTCGGCGATCCGCGCTACCGCCCTTCTCCGTGGCTCACGCGCCGCGCGCAGCTCGGACTTTCGCTTACCCATACCGAGGAGCTCCGATGA
- the yaaA gene encoding peroxide stress protein YaaA, with product MIIVLSPAKSLDYETPAHIRKHTLPEFVDDAAELIEGLRQLSPQQIGGMMGISDQLAALNFQRYAEWSKTFDAHNSKQAVLAFNGDVYEGFAAKTLTSADLDYAQNHVRVLSGLYGLLRPLDLLQPYRLEMGTKFKNARGKDLYAFWGERITAALNAQFKRQRGARVLVNCASEEYFKSVKPKQLDVPVVSPVFEDWKGGRYKIISFHAKRARGLMARYAVQNRIDEPEALKGFDSEGYRFDANASNDTTYVFRRRVAE from the coding sequence ATGATAATCGTTCTCTCGCCCGCCAAATCGCTCGACTACGAGACGCCCGCTCACATCAGGAAGCACACGCTGCCCGAATTCGTCGATGACGCCGCCGAGTTGATCGAAGGCTTGCGCCAGCTTTCGCCGCAGCAGATCGGCGGCATGATGGGCATCTCGGATCAACTCGCGGCGCTGAACTTCCAGCGTTATGCCGAATGGTCGAAGACGTTCGACGCGCACAATTCGAAGCAGGCGGTGCTCGCCTTCAATGGCGATGTGTATGAAGGCTTCGCGGCGAAGACGCTCACTTCCGCGGATCTCGACTACGCGCAGAATCATGTGCGCGTGCTGTCAGGCTTGTATGGACTGCTGCGGCCGCTCGACCTGCTGCAGCCGTATCGGCTGGAAATGGGCACCAAGTTCAAGAACGCGCGCGGCAAGGATTTGTATGCGTTCTGGGGCGAGCGCATCACGGCGGCGCTCAATGCGCAGTTCAAGCGGCAGCGCGGCGCGCGCGTGCTGGTCAACTGCGCATCGGAGGAATATTTCAAGTCGGTGAAGCCGAAGCAGCTCGACGTGCCCGTCGTCTCGCCGGTCTTCGAGGACTGGAAGGGCGGCCGCTACAAGATCATCAGCTTTCACGCGAAGCGCGCGCGAGGCCTGATGGCGCGCTACGCGGTGCAGAACAGAATCGACGAGCCCGAGGCGCTGAAGGGCTTCGACAGCGAAGGCTACCGGTTCGACGCGAATGCATCGAACGATACGACTTATGTGTTTCGCCGCCGCGTCGCGGAGTGA
- a CDS encoding M14-type cytosolic carboxypeptidase, whose amino-acid sequence MSISITSNFDAGAIDIIDASNPANIRLRVRPDTKADFAQWFYFRVSGARGERLVMTFENAAQCAFPDGWRDYRAVASYDRVNWFRVPTQYDGRVLTIDHTPDFDRVYYAYFEPYTEERHSEFLGAVQQMPHATLTELGRTVENRPMSLLTLGLTDEAAARPKKNIWIIARQHPGETMAEWFVEGLVKRLAGWGDWSGDPVARALFDRAVFHIVPNMNPDGSVLGNLRTNAAGANLNREWMEPSAERSPEVLVVRDAIRATGCDMFFDIHGDEAIPHVFVAGSEMLPAFTEQQAKEQKAFVQFFKQASPDFQDVHGYESGKYREDALKLASKYMSNEYKCLSLTLEMPFKDNADLPDERVGWNGERSAALGAAMLQAILWQLQACAA is encoded by the coding sequence ATGAGCATTTCGATTACCAGCAATTTCGACGCAGGCGCGATCGACATCATCGACGCGAGCAATCCCGCGAACATTCGCCTGCGCGTGCGTCCGGACACGAAGGCCGACTTCGCGCAGTGGTTCTACTTTCGCGTCTCGGGCGCGCGCGGCGAGCGCCTCGTGATGACGTTCGAGAACGCGGCGCAGTGTGCCTTCCCCGATGGATGGCGCGACTATCGGGCGGTCGCGAGCTACGATCGCGTGAACTGGTTTCGCGTGCCGACGCAGTACGACGGCCGCGTGCTGACGATCGATCACACGCCGGACTTCGATCGCGTGTACTACGCGTACTTCGAGCCGTATACCGAGGAGCGCCACTCGGAGTTTCTCGGCGCGGTTCAGCAGATGCCGCATGCAACGTTGACGGAACTCGGCCGCACGGTCGAGAACCGGCCGATGTCCTTGCTTACGCTCGGCCTGACCGACGAGGCGGCCGCGCGTCCCAAGAAGAACATATGGATCATCGCGCGCCAGCATCCCGGCGAGACGATGGCGGAATGGTTCGTCGAAGGACTCGTGAAACGTCTTGCAGGCTGGGGCGACTGGTCAGGCGATCCGGTCGCGCGGGCGCTCTTCGATCGCGCGGTGTTTCATATCGTACCGAACATGAATCCGGACGGCAGCGTGCTCGGCAATCTGCGCACGAATGCGGCGGGCGCGAACCTGAATCGCGAATGGATGGAGCCGAGCGCCGAGCGCAGTCCCGAAGTGCTGGTCGTGCGCGACGCGATTCGTGCGACGGGTTGCGACATGTTCTTCGATATCCACGGCGATGAGGCCATTCCGCACGTGTTCGTCGCCGGGTCGGAGATGCTGCCGGCCTTCACCGAGCAACAGGCGAAAGAGCAGAAGGCGTTCGTGCAGTTCTTCAAGCAGGCAAGTCCTGACTTTCAGGATGTGCACGGCTACGAGAGCGGCAAATATCGGGAAGATGCGCTGAAGCTGGCGTCCAAGTACATGAGCAACGAATACAAGTGTCTGTCGCTCACGCTCGAAATGCCGTTCAAGGACAACGCTGATCTGCCGGATGAGCGCGTCGGCTGGAACGGTGAACGCAGTGCGGCGCTCGGTGCCGCCATGCTGCAGGCGATTCTTTGGCAGTTGCAGGCGTGCGCGGCTTGA
- a CDS encoding pyridoxal phosphate-dependent aminotransferase codes for MNATHEKNPAAPDLSFPSRLPNVGTTIFTVMSALAAQKGAVNLGQGFPDFDCDARIVDAVASAMRDGHNQYPPMSGAAPLRQAIARKIEALYGRAYDADREITVTAGATQALLTAVLCCVHPGDEVVVIEPMYDSYVPAIELAGGKPVFVSLEAPDYALPFDKIAAAITPKTRLLMINTPHNPTGRVWRDTDMRKLEDIVRGTNLLIVSDEVYEHMVYDGAPHESVSRYPELAKRSFVVSSFGKTFHVTGWKIGYVAAPVALTAEFRKVHQFNVFTVNTPMQVGLAHYLEDPKPYLELPAFYQRKRDFFRAGLADTRFSLLPCDGTYFQCVDYSAISDMPEAEFSQWLTSEIGVAAIPVSAFYHESHESGVVRFCFAKKEETLALALDRLRKL; via the coding sequence ATGAACGCTACGCACGAAAAGAATCCGGCTGCACCCGATCTGTCCTTCCCGTCGCGTCTGCCGAATGTCGGCACGACCATTTTCACCGTGATGAGCGCGCTCGCCGCGCAAAAAGGCGCGGTGAATCTGGGCCAAGGCTTCCCCGATTTCGACTGCGATGCGCGCATCGTCGATGCCGTCGCGTCCGCCATGCGCGACGGCCACAACCAGTATCCGCCGATGTCGGGCGCCGCGCCGTTGCGCCAGGCGATCGCGCGCAAGATCGAGGCGCTCTACGGCCGCGCCTACGACGCCGACCGCGAGATCACCGTCACGGCCGGCGCGACCCAGGCGCTGCTCACGGCCGTGCTGTGCTGCGTGCATCCGGGCGATGAAGTCGTCGTGATCGAGCCGATGTACGACAGCTACGTGCCGGCCATCGAACTGGCGGGCGGCAAGCCGGTGTTCGTCTCGCTCGAAGCGCCCGACTACGCGCTGCCTTTCGACAAGATCGCCGCCGCGATCACGCCGAAGACGCGCCTTCTGATGATCAACACGCCGCACAATCCGACGGGCCGCGTCTGGCGCGATACGGACATGCGCAAGCTCGAAGACATCGTGCGCGGGACGAACTTGCTGATCGTCTCCGACGAAGTTTATGAACACATGGTCTACGACGGCGCGCCGCACGAGAGCGTGTCGCGCTATCCGGAGCTCGCGAAGCGCAGTTTCGTCGTGTCCAGTTTCGGCAAGACGTTTCACGTGACCGGCTGGAAGATCGGCTATGTGGCCGCGCCCGTCGCGCTGACCGCCGAGTTCCGCAAGGTGCATCAGTTCAATGTGTTCACGGTGAACACGCCGATGCAAGTCGGGCTCGCGCATTATCTGGAAGATCCGAAGCCCTACCTTGAATTGCCCGCGTTCTATCAGAGAAAGCGCGACTTCTTCCGCGCCGGGCTCGCCGATACGCGCTTCTCGCTTCTGCCCTGCGACGGAACCTACTTCCAATGCGTCGATTATTCGGCGATCAGCGACATGCCCGAAGCCGAGTTCTCGCAATGGCTGACGAGCGAGATCGGCGTCGCGGCGATTCCCGTGTCGGCGTTCTATCACGAGTCTCACGAGTCGGGCGTCGTGCGCTTCTGCTTCGCGAAGAAGGAAGAGACGCTCGCGCTCGCGTTGGACCGACTGCGCAAGCTCTGA
- the imuA gene encoding translesion DNA synthesis-associated protein ImuA translates to MGAALSLLDIGLTSRLQQQLWQGEQFTTSHSGVVPSGYRMLDLALPGAGWQPGTVTEVLIEESGVGEIRLLARTLRDLTTVQSRSVVFIAPPWMPNHAAFRAMNIAPNKLVWVKAPDDQVLWAAEQSLKQEGIGAVLIWLPKARPEALRRLQVAAQESQSLAFLFRPLNAAKQSSAAPLRMVCKPMLPAAAPTMNRREWMQVVMLEISIIKRRGPLLEKPLHLRLPLQLPALPEHLRRASQQRKAREVKHVVDSGDIAAFIARSSQAAIDAMRIGRFDFAWSEADAE, encoded by the coding sequence ATGGGTGCCGCACTTTCATTACTGGACATCGGACTGACTTCGCGCCTACAGCAGCAGCTATGGCAAGGCGAGCAGTTCACCACCTCGCATTCAGGCGTCGTTCCGAGCGGCTATCGGATGCTTGATCTGGCGTTGCCAGGCGCAGGCTGGCAGCCGGGCACTGTGACCGAAGTGCTGATCGAAGAAAGCGGCGTCGGTGAAATCCGGCTGCTCGCGCGCACGTTGCGGGACTTGACGACGGTTCAAAGCCGCTCCGTCGTCTTCATCGCGCCCCCCTGGATGCCCAATCACGCCGCGTTTCGGGCAATGAACATCGCGCCGAATAAGCTCGTCTGGGTCAAGGCGCCCGACGATCAGGTGCTGTGGGCCGCGGAGCAGTCGCTCAAGCAGGAGGGCATCGGCGCTGTGTTGATCTGGCTCCCCAAGGCGCGCCCCGAAGCCTTGCGGCGATTGCAAGTTGCTGCACAAGAGTCGCAATCGCTGGCGTTCCTGTTTCGTCCATTGAATGCCGCGAAGCAATCATCGGCGGCGCCGCTGCGAATGGTCTGCAAGCCGATGCTGCCCGCAGCCGCACCGACGATGAATCGTCGCGAATGGATGCAAGTCGTCATGCTGGAGATCAGCATCATCAAGCGACGCGGTCCGTTGCTCGAAAAGCCGTTGCATTTGCGCTTGCCGCTGCAGTTGCCCGCGTTGCCCGAGCATTTGCGCCGCGCCAGCCAGCAAAGGAAAGCACGAGAGGTCAAACATGTTGTGGATAGCGGTGACATTGCCGCTTTTATCGCTCGAAGCAGTCAAGCCGCC
- a CDS encoding BspC domain-containing protein, translating into MESNFAPRRLMRLVGRFAVCAALLCATSAFADTLDERNELVHHFVTDFNANPLVADCAAHGNFIASTSAAFDHVEFSPASFDSSHSTIEPWNDSFDEKKQRIKVDNVVTVEGQGVAKSGEKDPTPLKFRCGYVGSQMLAFGWNDPVPPLRPHAEPRSTSGKKGKHGAKTKSSSKKAAAAGKSTSGGTSSKSAKKASKKH; encoded by the coding sequence ATGGAAAGTAACTTTGCACCGCGCCGGCTGATGAGGCTCGTCGGCCGGTTCGCGGTATGCGCAGCGCTTCTGTGCGCGACGTCCGCCTTTGCCGATACGCTCGACGAGCGCAATGAACTGGTTCATCACTTCGTGACCGATTTCAACGCCAATCCGCTGGTTGCGGATTGCGCCGCGCATGGCAACTTCATCGCCAGCACGTCGGCGGCGTTCGATCATGTCGAATTCTCGCCTGCTTCATTCGATTCATCGCATTCCACCATCGAACCGTGGAACGACTCGTTCGACGAGAAGAAGCAGCGCATCAAGGTCGACAATGTCGTGACCGTCGAAGGACAAGGCGTCGCGAAAAGCGGCGAGAAAGATCCGACGCCGCTCAAATTCCGTTGTGGCTATGTGGGCAGTCAGATGCTCGCCTTCGGATGGAACGACCCGGTTCCGCCGTTGCGTCCGCATGCAGAGCCGCGCAGCACGTCCGGCAAGAAAGGCAAGCACGGCGCGAAGACGAAGTCGTCGTCGAAGAAAGCGGCAGCGGCAGGCAAGAGCACGAGCGGCGGCACAAGCAGCAAAAGCGCGAAAAAGGCGTCGAAGAAACACTAG